In Aspergillus nidulans FGSC A4 chromosome IV, a single window of DNA contains:
- the tim9 gene encoding protein transporter tim9 (transcript_id=CADANIAT00000769), producing the protein MDGLNAAEQRELANRMERKQMKEFMTMYSKLVQRCFDDCVNDFTTKSLISREEGCVMRCVDKFMKGSQRLNERFQEQNAAMMQSGQLPGR; encoded by the exons ATGGACGG ACTTAATGCCGCAGAGCAGCGCGAGCTGGCTAACCGCATGGAGCGGAAGCAGATGAAGGAGTTCATGACT ATGTACTCCAAACTTGTCCAACGCTGTTTCGACGACTGCGTCAACGACTTCACCACCAAGTCGCTCATCTCGCGTGAGGAGGGTTGTGTTATGCGCTGTGTGGACAAGTTTATGAAGGGATCTCAGCGCCTCAACGAGCGATTCCAGGAACAGAATGCCGCCATGATGCAGAGCGGACAGTTGCCCGGACGGTAA
- a CDS encoding putative Rho GTPase activator (Sac7) (transcript_id=CADANIAT00000770), with amino-acid sequence MVTGKPGEPFQSLPPTAPQRETSPASPPSRRDLTTWWRQFKRNSRKEEPKEKAQQGIFGIPLKVSIKYANVAISLTNDNGESFIYGYVPIVVAKCGVFLKEKATDVEGIFRLNGSAKRIKDLQEIFDSPERYGKGLDWTGYTVHDAANVLRRYLNQLPEPIVPLEFYERFREPLRKFQLQAQEKGPSPESEAAEHAKAVAAYQQLIRELPPLNKQLLLYILDLLAVFASKSDQNRMNSANLSAIFQPGLLSHPQHDMSPDEYKLSQDVLIFLIENQDHFLVGMNGTAADEQTVKEVESGNARPPTSQSNIRRSVSSASGGADSFKKYESLRRNVSVSSRTSRASNNVSNPATPTSLGAVGVHRSNTLPSKMSPAMRHSRVVESTNSPGTPAHPSRSSSRTPPSTGTGLQPPPAPANVQTTPGTAYVHSATHGPMPKPQPETEQVHEKPEHLNLPPPTASLSPAVVTPTKERKLSSFFTKSPPPGGESKDARQPNRLKKKRIPGSANESAQSSAISLQAATSESALLASQVPPRSDSSQDDGGATPKPSNTATPDDADSQRVGRPEKRISQAETGQPIGDALRPHGSRTPSMNSRSSFTDYSDVDHTDEATRKEHRRSWRFHRTTKRSNEQIGLGLGSPPLTASSPGADRSTSSISSWHQSSKSSPSDLQQFANDPSYQPLSLDAEVHNNGIVKEAPPAEPEKRSLFGKFKAKVAQVRDGVRESSERDRTRSPVNSDDAASSQNLSLTGRDNSSPRPAPIDVTRDMREAQAATPVSPLPNSGLPPAIPEEPYTPDSSILPVKPVEQVKEKLDDKVEEKPKNKSDTKAVEDAAAKELTPPASEAPTVNAKQETESSEPMPTTQWLDLQTLSSLSLSTDFGFPAAGFLRISLDEAWDNNVLRWWVACVQGNLAAEADPKTTLSRREAPQYCTPFLTSASASNQARSTAMATSAASPIPSSHSTSTTTPNPNPKPQPSQPPVSILSTPFAGVYALAHPALLLSLVAYRFSSVIENPVAELLGNIPYLVGLQVVYVMGCLPPAGSEKDTSGAGNNEETKALRKVASTGALRRRGKSSPGTTSWSSGLVLVAWKLTPALLSLTLTALLATPVLAFLLVLFGAPLTTHHALTFLCAAHMAVLSTFPLIYTHGVDGPVWREIWGAARPFDTVWGGALGTCLGAWLGAVPIPLDWDRPWQAYPITILTGAYAGFALGMLVGRVKDFYTDDHENECILATRLCQCK; translated from the exons ATGGTTACTGGGAAGCCGGGTGAACCGTTCCAGTCGCTTCCGCCGACAGCGCCTCAGCGCGAAACCTCCCCCGCCTCTCCGCCGTCGAGACGAGACCTTACAACATGGTGGAGGCAGTTCAAGAGAAACTCTAGAAAGGAGGAGCCGAAAG AGAAAGCCCAGCAGGGCATTTTTGGTATCCCACTCAAGGTTAGCATCAAGTATGCCAACGTCGCTATCTCTCTCACAAACGACAATGGCGAGAGTTTTATCTATGGCTACGTGCCTATAGTGGTTGCAAAGTGTGGAgtgttcttgaaggagaaag CGACCGATGTCGAGGGAATTTTTCGTCTAAACGGGTCTGCGAAGCGGATTAAGGATCTACAGGAGATTTTCGACTCCCCGGAGCGATATGGCAAAGGCCTGGATTGGACTGGATATACTGTGCATGATGCTGCCAATGTTCTTCGACGATACCTTAACCAGTTGCCCGAACCAATCGTCCCGTTAGAGTTCTACGAGCGATTCAGAGAGCCTTTGCGCAAATTTCAATTGCAGGCACAGGAGAAAGGACCTTCACCTGAATCGGAGGCCGCCGAGCATGCCAAAGCCGTTGCGGCTTACCAGCAGCTGATCAGGGAGCTTCCGCCACTTAACAAGCAGCTACTGCTTTACATTCTCGATCTCCTGGCTGTCTTTGCCTCTAAATCTGATCAAAACCGGATGAACTCTGCGAATCTGTCTGCCATCTTTCAGCCGGGATTACTCTCTCATCCACAGCACGATATGTCGCCAGACGAATATAAGCTGAGCCAAGACGTGttgatcttcctcatcgaaAACCAGGACCATTTCCTTGTCGGTATGAATGGGACAGCCGCCGATGAGCAAACAGTCAAAGAAGTCGAGTCTGGCAACGCCCGCCCGCCGACGTCCCAATCAAACATCCGTCGCTCTGTATCCAGTGCAAGTGGGGGAGCTGATAGCTTTAAAAAGTACGAATCGTTGCGAAGAAACGTTTCCGTATCCTCGAGAACCTCACGCGCGTCCAACAATGTTTCCAATCCCGCAACCCCTACTTCCCTAGGCGCGGTTGGGGTGCACAGGAGCAACACATTACCATCCAAAATGTCGCCTGCGATGCGACACAGCCGAGTCGTCGAGTCTACGAACTCCCCCGGAACACCCGCCCATCCGTCTCGATCGTCAAGTCGCACACCCCCATCTACGGGGACCGGCTTGCAACCTCCGCCAGCCCCTGCAAATGTTCAGACCACACCTGGAACCGCATATGTACACTCAGCCACCCATGGGCCAATGCCAAAACCACAGCCAGAAACTGAACAGGTGCACGAGAAACCGGAGCATCTGAATTTGCCACCACCTACAGCGTCGCTGTCTCCTGCTGTCGTTACACCAACAAAAGAGCGTAAACTCTCAAGTTTCTTCACGAAATCTCCACCGCCAGGCGGGGAATCAAAAGATGCACGGCAACCCAacagattgaagaagaagcggatACCTGGAAGTGCAAACGAAAGCGCGCAAAGCTCTGCTATCTCACTTCAAGCCGCAACATCCGAGTCTGCTTTACTCGCGTCGCAGGTGCCGCCGCGGTCAGATTCCTCACAAGATGACGGAGGTGCCACTCCCAAACCATCTAACACTGCTACCCCCGATGATGCAGATTCTCAGCGGGTGGGGAGGCCTGAAAAGAGGATTAGCCAGGCAGAAACCGGGCAGCCAATTGGGGATGCCCTACGCCCGCACGGCTCACGGACGCCCTCTATGAATTCGCGCTCGTCGTTCACTGACTATTCTGACGTTGACCACACTGACGAGGCGACTCGTAAAGAGCACCGCCGAAGTTGGCGGTTCCACCGGACGACCAAGCGAAGCAACGAGCAAATCGGTCTCGGTTTGGGGTCGCCTCCTCTCACCGCTTCTAGCCCTGGAGCGGACCGCAGTACGAGCTCGATTAGTAGCTGGCATCAGTCGAGCAAAAGCTCTCCCTCTGACCTTCAACAGTTCGCAAACGACCCGTCTTATCAGCCACTGAGCTTGGATGCCGAAGTTCACAATAATGGTATTGTCAAGGAGGCGCCGCCCGCAGAGCCGGAGAAACGAAGCCTCTTTGGGAAGTTTAAGGCCAAGGTTGCGCAAGTTCGAGACGGCGTGCGAGAGTCATCAGAAAGGGACCGAACGCGAAGCCCTGTGAATTCTGATGATGCTGCCTCGAGTCAGAATCTGTCGCTTACCGGCAGGGACAATAGCAGCCCTCGGCCGGCACCAATTGACGTGACGCGCGATATGAGGGAGGCACAGGCAGCCACTCCAGTCTCCCCTCTACCCAATTCCGGGTTACCTCCGGCTATCCCTGAAGAGCCCTACACGCCCGACAGTTCTATCTTACCGGTCAAACCTGTCGAACAGGTAAAAGAAAAGCTAGATGACAAGGTTGAGGAGAAACCCAAGAACAAATCCGATACAAAGGCAGTCGAGGACGCCGCCGCTAAAGAGCTGACTCCGCCCGCCTCTGAAGCACCGACGGTCAATGCGAAACAGGAAACTGAATCATCGGAGCCAATGCCTACCACGCA ATGGCTTGATCTGCAaactctttcttctttgtcaTTATCTACGGATTTTGGTTTTCCGGCAGCCGGTTTCCTTCGTATTTCCTTGGACGAGGCGTGGGAT AATAACGTGCTCCGCTGGTGGGTAGCGTGTGTCCAAGGCAACCTCG cagcagaagctgatccAAAAACCACACTATCTCGGCGCGAAGCGCCTCAATATTGCACCCCTTTTTTGACTTCCGCATCTGCGAGCAATCAAGCTCGATCAACCGCAATGGCGacctccgcagcttctccgATCCCCAGCTCACATTCAACATCCACCACAACCCCCAACCCGAACCCAAAGCCTCAGCCTTCACAACCCCCGGTCTCAATTCTCTCCACACCATTTGCGGGTGTTTACGCTCTGGCCCACCCAGctctcctcctttccctcgTCGCCTACCGATTCAGCTCTGTCATCGAGAACCCCGTTGCTGAGCTCTTAGGCAACATACCCTACCTCGTCGGACTCCAAGTTGTCTACGTCATGGGCTGTCTCCCGCCCGCCGGGAGCGAAAAAGATACCTCTGGAGCCGGTAACAATGAGGAGACTAAGGCCTTGAGGAAAGTCGCTAGCACGGGTGCGCTCCGTCGCCGCGGCAAATCTTCGCCTGGTACAACAAGCTGGTCCTCCGGATTAGTCCTCGTTGCGTGGAAGTTAACC CCCGCCCTGCTCTCCCTAACGCTCACAGCTCTCCTCGCAACTCCTGTCCTTGCATTCTTGCTTGTCCTCTTCGGTGCCCCGCTAACGACCCACCACGCGCTGACCTTCCTCTGCGCGGCACATATGGCCGTCCTCTCAACTTTCCCGCTTATCTACACACACGGCGTTGATGGCCCCGTGTGGAGAGAGATCTGGGGAGCGGCGAGACCATTTGATACTGTGTGGGGTGGCGCTCTGGGAACTTGTTTGGGTGCCTGGCTTGGGGCAGTGCCGATTCCGTTGGATTG GGATCGTCCGTGGCAGGCGTATCCGATTACCATTTTAACAGGGGCGTATGCGGGGTTTGCGCTCGGGATGCTTGTGGGGAGGGTCAAAG ATTTTTATACCGATGATCATGAAAATGAATGTATTCTAGCAACCAGGCTATGCCAATGCAAGTAG
- a CDS encoding uncharacterized protein (transcript_id=CADANIAT00000771) — protein MSKPIGRSSSVRNPPTQRDLSAPAILAGDAEPYDTALPPMSSKELVVTTRRHQVGHPRLPYPQNLTSIQGGMGNHRRTGSTLKTVMKKIFTRNRRSRTDELDDPIADFNFNDNTFPTSHRHKSPDTSNSGSPRQGALVQQPTETLTTLDVVLKQLDTEPRQRRATLPSLIFSDDESRQALEAVVHPERKSSNLKLSPHACSDPEEIRRRRMRNANRRSRSAGALRVLAQEHHRMSPIQWKRRRSVESEFLASTTCGIGPDSDSSRPPTRSTVATASTFKPSADTSAFGEESETEPIPPPSLPPNVGELISSMQTDDNASLEQRMTTLEVKLIDLEFAIARMQSGRIDTPAADAPKRRGSEPSRHKRQKSSAKSSAKSPGHSPPSTRDDSSTTAEHIPSTDRPLSTSTIRPSPSDIQRARALQAPSMVSLNSDSGAISVQQYSALVMLLRREQTARRNLEQQVSSLREDIERLTQMARDSIGVGTMYPIRSFESEEYMRIRPDDSPSSSPRQTPDKLSSQSRYKSDPESSYSRDHTEAKPRDDRFRPWQATRRVEVANMI, from the coding sequence ATGTCTAAACCCATTGGGCGGAGCAGTTCCGTCCGGAACCCACCTACTCAAAGAGACCTTTCCGCGCCGGCTATCCTCGCAGGCGATGCTGAACCGTACGACACCGCACTGCCACCGATGAGCTCCAAAGAGCTGGTCGTAACCACACGCCGACATCAAGTTGGACATCCACGGTTACCGTATCCGCAGAATCTAACCTCGATTCAAGGAGGGATGGGTAATCACCGCCGGACGGGAAGTACGCTGAAGACCgtgatgaagaagatcttTACACGAAACCGGCGAAGCCGGACAGACGAGCTGGACGATCCCATAGCGGACTTCAACTTTAATGACAATACATTTCCGACAAGTCATCGACATAAGTCTCCAGATACTTCAAACTCAGGGAGCCCTCGCCAAGGCGCTTTAGTTCAACAACCCACTGAAACCTTAACGACGCTGGATGTCGTATTGAAACAGCTAGACACCGAACCCAGGCAAAGGCGAGCCACTTTGCCCAGCTTAATATTCtctgatgatgaatctcGACAGGCCCTTGAGGCGGTTGTGCACCCTGAGAGGAAATCTAGCAACCTAAAGCTCAGTCCTCATGCGTGTAGCGACCCGGAGGAGATACGACGACGCCGGATGCGGAACGCAAACCGGCGCTCGCGAAGTGCGGGTGCTCTTCGCGTCCTGGCACAGGAGCACCACCGCATGTCTCCGATACAGTGGAAGAGACGGCGGAGCGTAGAGTCTGAATTTCTCGCGTCAACCACGTGCGGCATTGGGCCTGATAGTGATTCTTCTCGTCCGCCTACTCGGTCCACCGTAGCAACTGCTTCTACATTCAAACCTTCCGCAGATACGTCGGCTTTCGGAGAGGAATCAGAAACTGAGCCCATTCCACCTCCGAGCTTACCTCCCAATGTGGGAGAGCTCATCAGCTCCATGCAAACCGACGACAACGCTTCACTAGAGCAACGGATGACCACACTGGAAGTAAAACTGATCGACCTAGAGTTTGCAATTGCTCGGATGCAAAGTGGCCGTATAGACACGCCAGCAGCTGATGCGCCGAAGCGAAGAGGCTCGGAACCTTCTCGTCATAAACGTCAGAAGTCATCGGCAAAGTCCTCCGCAAAGTCACCCGGTCATTCTCCACCGTCAACTCGCGATgactcttcaacaacagcagagCACATTCCATCCACCGACCGTCCTTTAAGCACGAGCACCATCCGCCCAAGCCCGAGTGACATTCAACGTGCCCGCGCCCTGCAAGCACCTTCAATGGTTTCTTTGAACAGTGACTCCGGCGCCATATCTGTCCAGCAATACAGTGCGTTAGTCATGCTCCTCCGCCGCGAACAAACAGCCCGTCGGAACCTTGAGCAACAAGTCTCGAGCCTTCGAGAAGATATCGAACGACTCACCCAGATGGCCCGCGACTCTATCGGCGTCGGAACAATGTACCCAATCCGCAGTTTCGAGTCTGAAGAGTACATGCGCATACGTCCAGATGACTCCCCTAGTAGCTCGCCTCGACAAACGCCAGACAAGCTCTCCTCTCAGTCTCGTTACAAAAGCGACCCCGAGTCTAGTTACTCGCGAGATCACACTGAAGCGAAACCCAGAGACGACCGGTTTCGTCCCTGGCAAGCGACTCGTCGGGTTGAAGTCGCTAATATGATTTGA
- a CDS encoding putative DNA helicase (transcript_id=CADANIAT00000772): protein MSPSSPISIPLFAENQQQLLLKEHEAEVSSSKLASTAFASPLTRRTLQASGHALTGIILSQCRTGLGGRLVGEFTADAAISTGGTKGKGKDDDDAKSNIAANGKLKLGTHGIRVGDVVRVNEVVSAGKKAVGSGKDKKKDGDSAKGPEGVVTRVGESSVWVAFGQSGGGGRSKEEDEEVIEELYGKKLWLIKLANDVTFRRMNQTMEKMAKMSESDYTHFVRVAFGHTTPVQPDYEAAGPVEFIDPTLNDSQKEAIQFALASRDIALIHGPPGTGKTHTLIELIIQMVKRNLRVLVCGPSNISVDNIVERLAPSKIPVVRIGHPARLLPSVLDHSLEVLTQTSDAAAIVRDVRKEIDEKHASIRKTRFGREKRAIYQDIRELRREFRERESKCVDNLVRGSSVVLATLHGAGGHQLKNQKFDVVIIDEASQALEAQCWIPLLSAPKVVLAGDHLQLPPTVKSTPHKTKEAGEDGEQDANGSFSLEKTLFDRLLSLHGPGIKRMLTTQYRMHENIMRFPSDELYESKLIAAESVKSRLLKDLPYNVHETDDTKEPVVFWDTQGGDFPEKVDDEEFAKKESLLGESKSNEMEALVVARHVDNLVQAGVRPEDIAVITPYNGQLAVLSQMLREKYPDLELGSVDGFQGREKEAVVVSLVRSNSEHEVGFLGEKRRLNGMPPAHNSYYLE from the exons ATGTCCCCGTCATCCCCAATTTCGATACCCCTCTTTGCTGAAAACCAACAACAGCTCCTCCTAAAAGAGCACGAAGCCGAAGTCTCCTCATCTAAACTCGCCAGCACCGCGTTCGCGTCGCCGCTAACGCGCCGTACTCTCCAAGCGTCTGGACACGCGCTAACCGGCATAATCCTTTCTCAATGCCGCACTGGTCTCGGAGGTCGGCTAGTCGGCGAGTTTACTGCTGACGCGGCTATTTCGACGGGAGGTAcgaaggggaaaggaaaggacgatgatgatgcgaaaTCGAACATTGCTGCGAATgggaagctgaagcttgGTACGCATGGGATTAGAGTTGGGGATGTCGTGAGGGTCAACGAGGTGGTGAGTGCTGGGAAAAAAGCTGTAGGGTCAgggaaggacaagaagaaagatggGGATTCGGCAAAGGGCCCAGAGGGTGTCGTGACGAGGGTCGGGGAGAGTAGCGTGTGGGTAGCTTTTGGGcagagcggcggcggcggccgttcaaaggaggaggatgaagaagttaTTGAGGAGCTTTATGGGAAAAAGCTTTGGCT TATCAAGCTGGCGAATGATGTGACTTTTAGACG GATGAACCAaacgatggagaagatggcgaaGATGTCGGAGTCAGATTACACGCATTTTGTACGAGTTGCCTTCGGGCATACAACACCAGTCCAGCCGGACTATGAGGCGGCTGGGCCGGTTGAATTCATAGACCCGACATTGAACGACTCTCAGAAGGAAGCAATTCAGTTCGCCTTGGCCTCCAGAGACATCGCCCTCATACATGGACCCCCGGGTACAGGCAAGACGCACACTCTAATCGAGTTGATAATTCAAATGGTCAAAAGGAACCTCCGAGTGCTTGTTTGCGGGCCATCAAACATATCTGTGGATAACATAGTGGAAAGACTGGCTCCGAGCAAGATCCCGGTCGTGCGCATTGGCCACCCTGCCCGCTTGCTGCCATCGGTGCTAGATCACTCGCTGGAGGTCTTGACCCAGACATCCGACGCTGCGGCTATCGTCAGGGACGTGCGGAAAGAGATTGATGAGAAGCATGCTAGCATCAGGAAGACAAGGTTTGGCAGAGAGAAGCGCGCGATCTACCAGGATATCAGAGAGCTACGCCGGGAGTTTAGAGAGCGTGAATCCAAGTGCGTGGACAATTTAGTCCGCGGAAGCAGCGTTGTACTTGCGACACTACACGGAGCAGGCGGTCATCAGCTGAAAAACCAGAAATTTGATGTCGTAATTATTGATGAGGCTAGTCAGGCACTAGAAGCCCAATGCTGGATTCCACTGCTGTCAGCGCCAAAGGTCGTCCTTGCTGGTgatcatctgcagctccCGCCTACTGTCAAGTCCACCCCTCATAAAACAAAGGAGGCaggcgaagatggagagcaggatgCAAACGGAAGCTTCTCCCTCGAGAAAACACTATTTGATCGGCTGCTATCATTGCATGGGCCGGGAATAAAACGCATGCTGACAACGCAGTATCGGATGCATGAAAATATCATGCGGTTCCCGTCAGATGAGCTGTACGAATCCAAGCTCATTGCAGCTGAGAGCGTCAAATCTCGCCTTCTAAAGGATCTGCCTTACAATGTCCACGAGACTGATGACACTAAAGAGCCGGTGGTCTTCTGGGACACGCAAGGAGGAGACTTCCCGGAGAAagttgacgatgaggaaTTCGCAAAAAAGGAAAGCCTGCTCGGTGAAAGCAAGAGTAACGAGATGGAAGCCTTGGTGGTTGCGAGGCACGTGGATAACTTGGTACAAGCCGGTGTTAGGCCTGAAGACATTGCTGTCATCACTCCATACAACGGCCAGTTGGCTGTGCTATCACAGATGCTACGGGAAAAGTACCCAGACCTGGAATTAGGGAGTGTCGATGGATTCCAGGGCCGCGAAAAAGAGGCTGTTGTGGTAAGCCTCGTTCGCAGTAACAGTGAACACGAAGTTGGGTTTCTGGGAGAAAAGCGGCGTTTGAACGGTATGCCTCCTGCCCATAACTCTTACTACCTTGAGTGA
- a CDS encoding uncharacterized protein (transcript_id=CADANIAT00000773), which produces MDFEWFEDEHSALYMMRIGAKETRSNTDYAQREILVELGDLPMKVTQSGLTFLDLPENVKIRILEYVGLLRPCLIQFGTEKYRSKEYNGSHLCNSSNSLRMPRTFWPEKWLSPYNRDCGHPPLPVGVFLASRAVREEIGALFFAQNRFSINLCGRQEYNLFKLATRWGLRYIRYLHLNLGYLASRNLKLNGSYHRTILKIWTEFCHNSTERMPALKHFSMKCKVKDLDVASKLMCIMDPFPTLLHCAFHFADTQDDDIQPVIKRAAWRLTGNLSIKPPFPFTKLPKEVQLMVLEHVLIKRLDPFLPAAERDIAVVGFLDRKLRPTTGSPLVCCGTCSPLGARCFCEINQTAFSTSCTCFCSPLPYFLVNHEFYEDCRGLFFTKNRFTFVEDDPESIMRFLTSIPTSSFMQIRHLSFKFPLVYRSPHKSQRYEEAAILSWSVLRRFIREHFDLPRLSLSIVDLGTRSATVGRNMYMRRILKTFTDLKGLRDFRAYLADDPSFEKELERAVMGRTGVGRYRPYPIAIMRTTHDTFA; this is translated from the coding sequence ATGGATTTCGAGTGGTTTGAGGATGAACACAGTGCCCTTTATATGATGAGGATAGGCGCCAAAGAAACTCGATCGAACACCGATTATGCACAGAGAGAAATACTCGTGGAACTCGGAGATCTGCCTATGAAGGTTACTCAGAGTGGGCTTACCTTTCTCGACTTACCGGAAAACGTTAAGATAAGGATACTGGAGTATGTTGGACTTTTGCGGCCTTGTCTCATCCAATTCGGCACTGAAAAATATCGATCCAAAGAATACAATGGTTCCCATTTGtgcaacagcagcaatagTTTACGTATGCCACGAACATTTTGGCCAGAAAAATGGCTGTCTCCATATAACCGGGACTGCGGCCACCCTCCCTTGCCTGTCGGAGTATTCTTGGCTTCGCGTGCGGTTCGGGAGGAGATTGGGGCTCTGTTTTTCGCCCAGAATCGCTTTAGCATCAACCTCTGCGGCAGGCAAGAGTACAATCTCTTTAAATTGGCCACTAGATGGGGTCTGCGATACATCAGATATCTGCACCTTAATCTTGGCTACCTAGCAAGCCGGAATCTCAAGTTAAATGGATCATATCACCGCACAATATTGAAGATATGGACGGAGTTCTGTCACAACTCCACAGAGAGAATGCCTGCCCTAAAACACTTTAGTATGAAATGCAAAGTCAAAGACCTCGACGTCGCCAGCAAACTAATGTGCATTATGGACCCATTCCCAACCCTGTTGCACTGTGCATTTCATTTCGCAGATACGCAGGATGATGATATCCAGCCTGTTATTAAGCGAGCTGCGTGGAGGTTGACCGGCAacctcagcatcaagccGCCTTTTCCTTTCACGAAACTACCCAAGGAAGTGCAACTCATGGTCCTCGAGCATGTTTTGATTAAACGACTGGATCCATTCTTGCCCGCTGCCGAACGCGACATAGCGGTGGTCGGATTCTTAGATCGAAAGCTGCGGCCAACGACAGGCTCGCCTCTTGTTTGCTGTGGCACCTGTTCTCCTCTCGGTGCGAGATGCTTTTGCGAGATTAACCAAACGGCATTCTCTACGAGCTGCACATGCTTCTGCAGCCCGTTACCCTACTTTCTGGTGAATCACGAATTTTATGAAGATTGCCGTGGTCTGTTCTTCACAAAGAACAGGTTCACGTTTGTGGAAGATGACCCCGAATCCATCATGCGTTTCCTCACTTCAATACCTACTTCGTCTTTTATGCAGATTCGCCATCTATCGTTCAAGTTTCCTCTGGTCTATAGAAGCCCTCACAAGTCTCAAAGATACGAGGAGGCTGCAATACTTTCTTGGTCAGTCTTGCGTCGCTTCATTCGCGAACACTTCGACCTCCCACGTCTCTCTCTGAGCATTGTCGACCTTGGAACACGGAGTGCCACTGTTGGTCGCAATATGTATATGCGTCGTATACTCAAAACATTTACAGACTTGAAAGGTCTGCGTGATTTTCGTGCCTATCTGGCCGATGACCCTTCATTTGAAAAGGAGTTGGAGCGGGCTGTCATGGGCAGAACGGGTGTGGGACGATATCGGCCATACCCCATAGCTATCATGCGGACGACGCATGACACCTTTGCATAA
- a CDS encoding endonuclease III domain-containing protein (transcript_id=CADANIAT00000774) codes for MCIEAMRTSRASRETAKVLQALSPPARRQTRSTSHSALLKGFAYNAGKTEADPDDGEDDGSSLTSVDTVDIEDILEPSAKRRKTKASSAAKTTSNSTRRTPEKKVEKLVKKENSQPKARRVPARKVKNEDGSFTVEAPSNWDAIYSIVKKMREDNPTAPVDTMGCAELYWRASSPRDRRFQTLIALMLSSQTKDTVTAVAMQRLHTELGEGGAPAIKLETEHAESIVKQEAENGEPAIKQEAKDGVPPANPSHDSTLNLENILAVSPERLNSLIGTVGFHNNKTKYIKKAAEIIRDQYNSDIPSTPAELMKLPGVGPKMAYLCMSAAWGKHEGIGVDVHVHRITNLWGWHKTKTPEETRMSLESWLPKDKWHEINKLRCGDCGLAGTKLCKSEIKGMAPKNNGRGLPKKEIVVETFSLTGEPKIKVEGE; via the exons ATGT GTATTGAAGCAATGCGTACGTCGCGCGCATCCAGAGAGACGGCCAAAGTCCTGCAGGCCTTGTCACCCCCTGCGCGTCGCCAAACGCGCAGCACTTCTCATTCAGCTTTGCTCAAGGGGTTTGCGTACAATGCAGGCAAAACTGAAGCCGACCCGGACGACGGGGAAGACGACGGTTCTTCTCTCACCTCTGTTGATACCGTCGACATTGAAGACATCTTAGAACCTTCTGCAAAACGACGTAAGACGAAAGCAAGCTCTGCTGCTAAGACTACCTCAAATTCCACACGGAGAACGCCTGAAAAGAAagttgagaagctcgtcaagaaagaaaacagtcAACCGAAAGCCCGTCGAGTGCCTGCAAGGAAGGTCAAAAATGAGGATGGCTCCTTCACCGTGGAAGCTCCTTCAAACTGGGACGCCATCTACTCAATCGTCAAAAAGATGCGCGAAGACAACCCGACTGCGCCCGTAGATACGATGGGCTGTGCAGAGCTGTACTggcgggcttcttctccgcgaGATAGACGCTTTCAGACGCTGATTGCTTTGATGTTATCTTCCCAGACTAAAGACACAGTTACCGCCGTGGCGATGCAGCGTTTGCACACTGAGCTGGGCGAAGGCGGTGCTCCGGCTATCAAGCTGGAAACAGAACATGCGGAGTCAATTGTCAAGCAGGAAGCGGAGAATGGCGAGCCAGCTATCAAACAGGAGGCGAAAGATGGTGTACCACCAGCCAATCCCTCCCACGATAGCACACTGAACTTGGAAAACATCCTGGCTGTCTCTCCAGAGCGTCTCAACTCACTCATTGGCACTGTTGGCTTCCATAACAACAAAACCAAGTATATCAAGAAAGCCGCCGAAATCATCCGCGACCAGTATAATTCCGACATTCCTTCCACCCCCGCTGAACTCATGAAGTTGCCTGGCGTCGGTCCAAAAATGGCGTATTTGTGTATGAGTGCGGCTTGGGGAAAGCATGAGGGCATTGGAGTTGATGTGCACGTCCATCGTATAACTAATCTATGGGGATGGCACAAGACCAAAACGCCGGAAGAGACTCGCATGTCGCTGGAATCGTGGCTGCCAAAGGATAAATGGCACGAGATTAACAAATT AAGATGTGGTGATTGCGGTCTTGCAGGGACAAAGCTCTGCAAGAGTGAAATTAAAGGCATGGCTCCGAAAAACAACGGTCGAGGCttgccgaagaaggagatcgtTGTTGAAACCTTCTCATTAACCGGAGAGCCAAAAATAAAGGTTGAAGGGGAGTAG